The following coding sequences lie in one Impatiens glandulifera unplaced genomic scaffold, dImpGla2.1, whole genome shotgun sequence genomic window:
- the LOC124917348 gene encoding uncharacterized protein LOC124917348 gives MKEDNSSIAAVSFHEAPKGLAGILASFEDLFQKPTELPPGRDHDHQILLKAGTEPICLRSYRYPALQKTEIETMVDEMLEKGIIQHSHSAFAAPVVLVRKKDLSWRLCIDYRQLNAATVKDKFPIPIEELLEELHGSKFFSKLDLRSGYHQIRMKTVTATRQHSAHMKDCMNSCRTWEDHMLHVTQILEILRTNTLFLNREKCEFGCIQIAYLGHIISEEGVAADPEKLKAMETWPPPTTIKQLRGFLGLTGYYRRFIRKYGLIAKPLTDLLKKGNFNWTEEAGLAFKHLKQLMMSPPVLALPNFAIPFVVETDASGSGIGAVLMQENRPIAFIRGPFQVITVLLQLQFKRGKDNVVADALSRRGNEVQCAGISVYHSPVIQRINQTWATDPNLIKIIQEIQENEEVHKEFTFIDGTLRKNGKVVGYDPELRTILIAAMHSSPTGGHSGTLVTCKKLQLAYYWAGMTRDVREYIRSCDVCQRNKGETQAPKGLLQPLPIPNKFWESISMDFIEHLPKVGGKTVIFVVVDRLSKMAHFVGLHHPFTAKKIAEVFLDNVFKLHGMPLSIISDRDKIFISMFWREFLKMQGVHQALSSAYHPQSDGQTEVVNRCLGTYLRCMAGQRPNQWDQWLPLAEWWYNTNFHSATQENISQTFPQILWPFRITERIGEVAYRLDLGQEAKIHNVFHISQLKSYHGTPNRIEDIPSLVVPDCIPEEIRAEKHLMKEGTRRRQLLVKWSGKEEEENSWEDAETLAMEHPEKILEWGQTRKRSVRLR, from the exons ATGAAGGAGGACAATTCTTCGATTGCTGCTGTGAGTTTTCATGAGGCCCCTAAAGGCCTGGCTGGAATTTTGGCTTCGTTTGAAGACCTATTCCAGAAACCCACCGAACTCCCACCAGGCCGGGACCATGATCACCAAATCCTTTTGAAAGCAGGTACAGAACCAATATGCTTAAGATCATATCGTTACCCTGCATTACAAAAAACCGAAATTGAGACAATGGTGGATGAAATGCTGGAAAAAGGAATCATTCAACATAGTCATAGCGCTTTTGCCGCACCAGTTGTCTTAGTAAGAAAGAAAGATCTATCTTGGAGGTTGTGTATTGACTATCGCCAACTAAATGCAGCTACAGTCAAGGACAAATTTCCTATTCCCATCGAAGAGTTACTGGAGGAGCTTCATGGTTCTAAATTCTTCTCGAAACTCGACTTGCGTTCGGGCTATCATCAGATTCGTATGAAAACGGTGACTGCCACAAGACAGCATTCCGCACACATGAAGGATTGTATGAATTCCTG CCGCACTTGGGAAGATCACATGCTGCATGTTACTCAAATTCTGGAGATTCTAAGAACCAACACCCTGTTTCTCAACCGAGAAAAATGTGAATTTGGATGTATCCAGATAGCATATTTGGGACATATCATAAGTGAAGAGGGAGTAGCAGCTGACCCTGAAAAGCTGAAAGCTATGGAAACCTGGCCACCTCCTACGACGATTAAACAACTCAGAGGGTTCTTGGGTCTTACGGGATATTATCGTCGATTCATTCGAAAATATGGATTGATAGCAAAACCATTAACAGATTTGCTAAAAAAGGGGAATTTTAATTGGACTGAAGAAGCAGGGCTGGCTTTTAAACACCTCAAGCAATTGATGATGTCTCCTCCTGTTCTAGCATTACCTAATTTTGCTATTCCCTTTGTAGTTGAAACAGACGCTAGCGGAAGTGGAATTGGAGCAGTACTAATGCAGGAAAACCGTCCTATTGCATTCATAAGAGGTCCCTTCCAAGTGATAACAGTCCTTCTTCAAC TACAATTTAAACGTGGCAAAGATAATGTAGTTGCGGATGCTTTATCTAGAAGGGGTAATGAAGTGCAATGTGCGGGTATTTCAGTTTACCATTCACCAGTCATCCAGAGGATTAATCAAACATGGGCCACTGATCCTAATCTAATTAAGATCATCCAGGAAATCCAGGAAAATGAAGAAGTTCATAAGGAATTTACCTTCATAGATGGTACGTTGAGGAAAAATGGTAAGGTGGTGGGCTATGATCCTGAGCTTCGAACGATACTCATTGCTGCAATGCATTCTAGCCCGACTGGTGGTCACTCAGGTACTCTTGTCACCTGTAAAAAACTGCAATTGGCATATTATTGGGCAGGAATGACACGAGATGTTAGGGAATATATTCGATCATGCGATGTTTGTCAAAGAAACAAAGGAGAAACACAGGCTCCGAAGGGTCTTCTACAACCGCTGCCTATTCCTAATAAATTCTGGGAATCAATATCTATGGATTTCATAGAACACTTACCTAAAGTAGGGGGAAAAACAGtgatttttgtggtggttgatcGCTTATCCAAAATGGCACACTTCGTGGGTTTACATCATCCTTTCACAGCTAAAAAGATTGCAGAAGTATTCTTGGACAACGTCTTCAAACTCCATGGAATGCCGCTATCAATAATAAGTGACCGAGACAAAATCTTTATTAGCATGTTCTGGCGAGAGTTCCTCAAAATGCAGGGTGTGCATCAAGCCCTTTCTTCAGCTTATCACCCACAATCTGATGGTCAAACGGAAGTCGTCAATCGCTGTCTGGGAACATATCTGCGTTGTATGGCAGGACAACGCCCGAATCAATGGGATCAATGGCTTCCCCTTGCGGAATGGTGGTACAACACTAACTTTCACTCAGCCACTCAG GAAAACATATCACAAACTTTCCCCCAAATTCTTTGGCCATTTCGTATAACAGAACGAATTGGGGAAGTAGCCTACAGGTTGGATCTAGGGCAGGAAGCTAAAATTCATAATGTTTTCCACATATCACAACTGAAAAGTTATCATGGAACACCGAACAGGATTGAAGACATACCTAGTTTGGTGGTTCCAGACTGTATCCCGGAAGAAATTCGAGCTGAAAAACACTTGATGAAGGAAGGCACTCGGCGTCGTCAGTTGCTCGTTAAATGGTCAggcaaagaagaagaagaaaactccTGGGAGGATGCTGAGACGTTGGCTATGGAACACCCTGAGAAAATCCTAGAATGGGGGCAGACAAGGAAGAGGTCGGTGAGACTTCGTTGA